Proteins encoded by one window of Candidatus Methylomirabilota bacterium:
- a CDS encoding beta-ketoacyl synthase N-terminal-like domain-containing protein, translating into MTAAPAIRALGLLSGQSPAEAGPAARILPLPRPNRAGDRFRRTTRECLLALAAVDAMLEDGTAGRDAIAGDRTALQYVTAAAYGASNRAFIERRGGVMHFAYTAPAVVSAEVAIEFGITGPYGILIGGAPATLRAIEQSARLLEAGRCDRALVLVVEIFEECADLYARHRRFDHRPLVETAACLWLERGVGDLRFESARGAGAAGDPPGGGERFAAGPLADLREWRDGARTEPLELSGAWRGEHARLRWSTEQSHARGSAA; encoded by the coding sequence ATGACCGCGGCCCCCGCGATCCGGGCTCTGGGCCTGCTGAGCGGCCAATCGCCGGCCGAGGCCGGGCCGGCCGCGCGGATTCTGCCGCTCCCGCGCCCGAATCGGGCCGGCGACCGATTCCGGCGGACCACCCGGGAATGCCTCCTCGCTCTTGCGGCAGTGGACGCGATGCTTGAAGATGGAACGGCGGGCCGAGACGCCATCGCGGGGGATCGGACGGCGCTGCAGTACGTGACCGCGGCCGCCTATGGCGCCTCCAATCGCGCGTTCATCGAGCGCCGGGGCGGCGTGATGCACTTCGCGTATACGGCGCCGGCGGTGGTCTCGGCCGAGGTGGCGATCGAGTTCGGCATCACGGGGCCGTACGGCATCCTGATCGGAGGGGCGCCCGCGACGCTGCGGGCGATCGAGCAGTCGGCGCGGCTGCTGGAGGCAGGACGCTGCGACCGTGCGCTGGTGCTGGTGGTCGAGATCTTCGAGGAGTGCGCGGACCTCTACGCGCGCCACCGCCGATTCGACCACCGGCCGCTGGTGGAGACCGCCGCGTGTCTGTGGCTCGAGCGCGGGGTGGGTGATCTCCGGTTCGAGTCCGCTCGCGGCGCGGGGGCGGCCGGCGATCCCCCGGGCGGGGGGGAGCGATTCGCGGCCGGTCCGCTCGCGGATCTGCGGGAGTGGCGCGACGGTGCGCGGACGGAGCCGCTGGAGCTGTCCGGAGCCTGGCGCGGCGAGCACGCGCGGCTCCGCTGGAGCACGGAGCAATCCCACGCGCGCGGGAGCGCGGCGTGA
- a CDS encoding choice-of-anchor D domain-containing protein — MWRTLDGGAAWTPIFDRQIALGIGEPAGIAIDPNDTSIIYVGTSSRVTPQAQAGLYKSTDGGASSIRLGSGYPAGNVGNATQFVNQNINVIIVDPANSQTLYLSSSSGVFRSTDSGQNWTLGVGSNGDARSLVLDRSSPASARILYAGITNRGLFQSTDGGQNWLQILGPATPQVVAALGGAPGAAFSKVVVDLAPPTSPPNAAGIQVIYVALSGQGGAPDPVGLFLSTDQGANWAQRGAAGMPTNTQGGYSFHIAVDPASPGNGANDTVYVGCVGQGRSNDSGANFTGLTGLHADTHAWAFFPQPSPTPSVVYCGNDGGIYRSTDNGATWTSRNGGGLQTGLFYNITVRPDATASVTVGALQDNGLQTTSGVASPGWQTSQGGDGWDAAYDGVTAGRLYGTSGFWPNPCTRVFVSTADGTDFPPTVPSAQDITPWGTATDQGCYLASIACDPSAAGIVYASGNQNLWQSQNGGGTWRNIGVVPGNPAVALSNGNNVVVASGTQVFLTTNALATTVGPPTGVTFTNITRNLPNRSVQRVEFDPNDPSVIYAVLGGFNGGPGQTGHVFRTTVAGTAWQDISPVLDVPFGGLALDGTDTPTSIYVGTDLGVLRSVDDGATWTVLDDIHLPRAPVTDLVLSRQGGILRAATYGRGVFEFRRPDWPSIAVNLENGLSFGTVCDGPEYLTLQIFNVGTKELVITSVQRLMGSSGVSVLPSPGTPVVLAAGEEIDFTVQFTPTTPGTPETATIRIISNDPGAPIVDLAATGTGGRASLEVAIPDGGRFGDVCLGSFVDRGLVLNNRGPCPLRVTSLTSSSTDFIPPRVSFFPLVVAAGDSVELPIRFQPNHLGPASATLTITSNDPNSPETVRVTGNTPAPRLALSIANAGEFGEVCVGSFRDEELTLSNSGGCALTVTSITSSSPEFIPPGVNVYPLVVAAGDSVDVQVRFQPTSFGPKSATLTVVSDDPGGPRTLLVSGFTPSGKLTVTGTGHFGPVDFGRRAERTISICNVGKCDLHVLKVAFLPDPWKPGCHDCDCCGCGCECVCGCGCDHHHRHEPPHHDQGDHGQHGHGHHHKDDRDQCCATFKIVSNPFPATVRPGSCLPILIRFTPTCSGPKCCELQIETDDPDNLKTIVYVTGSLHRTLVSALKCWAAEELQSLLKAGKHP; from the coding sequence GTGTGGCGCACGCTCGACGGAGGCGCAGCCTGGACGCCCATCTTCGACCGGCAGATCGCGCTCGGCATCGGCGAGCCGGCCGGCATCGCGATCGACCCCAACGACACGAGCATCATCTATGTGGGGACGAGCAGCCGGGTCACTCCGCAGGCCCAAGCGGGACTCTATAAGTCGACCGACGGCGGCGCCAGCAGCATCCGGCTCGGCTCCGGCTATCCGGCCGGCAACGTCGGCAACGCGACCCAGTTCGTCAACCAGAACATCAACGTCATCATCGTCGATCCGGCGAACTCGCAGACGCTCTACCTGAGCTCGTCGAGCGGCGTCTTTCGATCCACCGACAGCGGGCAGAACTGGACGCTGGGCGTCGGCAGCAACGGCGACGCGCGCTCGCTCGTTCTCGACCGCAGCTCCCCGGCCAGCGCCCGGATCCTCTACGCGGGTATCACCAATCGCGGGCTCTTCCAATCCACCGACGGTGGACAGAACTGGCTGCAGATCCTCGGTCCGGCCACGCCGCAGGTGGTGGCGGCACTCGGCGGCGCGCCCGGCGCAGCGTTCAGCAAGGTCGTCGTCGACCTGGCGCCGCCCACGTCGCCGCCGAACGCCGCCGGCATCCAGGTTATCTACGTCGCGCTGTCCGGACAGGGCGGGGCACCTGATCCGGTCGGACTGTTCCTCAGCACCGATCAGGGAGCGAACTGGGCGCAGCGCGGCGCGGCGGGTATGCCGACCAACACGCAAGGTGGCTACAGCTTCCACATCGCGGTAGACCCCGCGTCGCCCGGAAACGGGGCCAATGACACCGTCTACGTCGGCTGTGTCGGCCAGGGCCGTTCCAACGACTCCGGCGCCAACTTCACCGGGCTCACCGGCCTGCACGCGGACACGCACGCCTGGGCGTTCTTCCCGCAACCGAGCCCCACCCCGTCGGTGGTCTACTGCGGCAACGACGGCGGCATCTATCGTTCGACCGACAACGGAGCGACCTGGACGTCGCGCAATGGCGGCGGTCTTCAGACCGGCCTGTTCTACAACATCACGGTGCGACCCGATGCCACCGCCAGCGTCACGGTCGGCGCCCTGCAGGATAACGGACTGCAGACAACGTCCGGAGTGGCGAGCCCCGGCTGGCAAACTTCGCAGGGCGGCGATGGCTGGGACGCGGCGTACGACGGGGTGACGGCCGGCCGCCTGTACGGGACGAGCGGATTCTGGCCGAATCCGTGCACCCGGGTGTTCGTTTCCACCGCGGACGGGACGGACTTCCCTCCAACCGTTCCATCGGCTCAGGACATCACGCCGTGGGGCACTGCGACCGATCAGGGCTGCTACCTGGCATCGATCGCCTGCGACCCGAGCGCGGCGGGCATCGTTTACGCGAGCGGCAACCAGAACCTGTGGCAGAGCCAGAATGGCGGCGGCACCTGGCGCAACATCGGTGTCGTTCCCGGCAACCCGGCGGTCGCGCTTTCCAACGGCAACAACGTCGTAGTCGCCTCCGGCACCCAGGTGTTCCTGACCACGAACGCGCTCGCGACCACGGTGGGGCCACCCACCGGCGTGACCTTCACAAACATCACGCGGAACCTTCCGAACCGCAGCGTCCAGCGCGTCGAGTTCGACCCCAACGACCCTTCCGTGATCTACGCAGTGCTCGGCGGGTTCAATGGGGGGCCCGGGCAGACCGGGCACGTCTTCCGCACGACCGTCGCCGGCACGGCCTGGCAGGATATCTCTCCGGTCCTCGACGTCCCGTTCGGCGGGCTGGCCCTCGACGGCACCGACACGCCGACGAGCATCTACGTCGGAACCGATCTCGGCGTGCTGCGCTCCGTCGACGACGGCGCGACCTGGACGGTCCTCGACGACATCCATCTCCCGCGCGCGCCGGTGACGGATCTGGTGCTGTCGCGCCAGGGCGGGATCCTGCGCGCCGCCACGTACGGGCGCGGCGTCTTCGAGTTCCGCCGGCCGGACTGGCCGTCGATCGCCGTCAACCTCGAGAACGGCCTCAGCTTCGGCACCGTCTGCGACGGACCGGAGTACCTCACCCTTCAGATCTTCAACGTCGGCACCAAGGAGCTCGTGATCACGAGCGTCCAGCGTCTCATGGGGTCATCGGGGGTAAGCGTGCTGCCGTCGCCCGGGACGCCGGTCGTCCTAGCTGCCGGAGAGGAGATCGATTTCACCGTCCAGTTCACACCGACGACTCCGGGGACGCCCGAGACCGCGACGATCCGCATCATCAGCAACGATCCGGGCGCGCCCATCGTCGATCTCGCCGCTACGGGAACCGGCGGCCGCGCGTCCCTCGAGGTGGCCATCCCTGACGGCGGACGCTTCGGCGACGTCTGCCTCGGCTCGTTCGTGGATCGCGGGCTCGTCCTCAACAATCGCGGGCCCTGTCCACTGCGGGTGACCAGCCTGACGTCGTCCTCGACCGATTTCATCCCACCCCGCGTCTCCTTCTTCCCGCTCGTCGTGGCGGCGGGCGACTCTGTCGAGCTACCGATCCGGTTCCAGCCCAATCACCTCGGCCCCGCGTCGGCAACGCTGACGATCACGAGCAACGACCCGAACAGCCCGGAGACCGTCCGCGTCACCGGCAACACGCCCGCCCCGCGGCTCGCCCTTTCGATCGCGAACGCCGGCGAGTTCGGAGAGGTTTGCGTCGGCTCGTTCAGGGATGAGGAGCTGACGCTGAGCAACAGCGGCGGCTGCGCGCTGACCGTGACCAGCATCACCTCGTCCTCGCCGGAGTTCATTCCACCCGGGGTCAACGTGTACCCGCTCGTCGTCGCGGCTGGAGACTCCGTCGACGTCCAGGTCCGCTTCCAGCCGACCAGCTTCGGACCGAAGTCGGCCACGCTCACCGTCGTCAGCGACGACCCGGGCGGGCCACGGACGCTCCTCGTCTCGGGTTTCACGCCGAGCGGCAAGCTCACGGTTACGGGCACCGGGCACTTCGGCCCGGTCGATTTCGGCCGGCGCGCCGAGCGCACCATCTCGATCTGCAACGTCGGCAAGTGCGACCTGCACGTGCTGAAGGTCGCATTCCTGCCGGATCCGTGGAAGCCCGGCTGCCACGACTGCGACTGCTGCGGATGCGGCTGCGAGTGTGTATGTGGATGCGGTTGTGATCACCACCACCGCCACGAGCCGCCGCACCACGACCAGGGCGATCACGGGCAGCACGGGCATGGCCACCACCACAAGGACGACCGCGATCAATGCTGCGCGACCTTCAAGATCGTCAGCAACCCGTTCCCGGCGACCGTGCGACCCGGTTCGTGCTTGCCGATCCTGATCCGCTTCACTCCGACCTGTTCGGGACCGAAGTGCTGCGAGCTCCAGATCGAGACCGACGACCCCGACAACCTCAAGACGATCGTGTACGTCACTGGCTCGCTGCACCGCACCCTGGTGTCCGCGCTCAAATGCTGGGCCGCCGAGGAGCTGCAGAGCCTGCTCAAGGCGGGGAAGCATCCCTGA
- a CDS encoding 3-hydroxyacyl-CoA dehydrogenase, translating to MQIAGSTTVITGGASGLGRATAERLHAGGGHVVLLDLPRSPGKEVAGGLGDRALFVPADVTSPDEVTAALEGAVARFGAVHVLVNCAGIGTADKTFGKRGPADLAGFARTIQINLIGTFNCIRLAAAQMAKNAPNGEGERGVVINTASVAAFDGQIGQAAYSASKGGVVGMTLPIARDLAELGIRVCTIAPGIFETPMLAGLPEPARLSLGKQVPFPPRLGRPAEYGALAAHIIENSMLNGETIRLDGAIRLPWEARPRPQS from the coding sequence ATGCAGATCGCGGGCTCGACCACGGTGATCACGGGCGGAGCCTCGGGCCTCGGGCGCGCGACCGCGGAGCGCCTCCACGCGGGCGGCGGCCACGTGGTCCTGCTCGATCTGCCGCGATCGCCCGGCAAGGAGGTGGCCGGCGGCCTCGGCGACCGCGCGCTCTTCGTGCCCGCGGACGTCACGAGCCCGGACGAGGTGACCGCCGCCCTGGAGGGAGCCGTCGCGCGGTTCGGCGCCGTGCACGTCCTCGTGAACTGCGCGGGCATCGGCACCGCGGACAAGACCTTCGGCAAGCGCGGGCCGGCCGACCTGGCCGGGTTCGCGCGCACCATCCAGATCAACCTGATCGGCACGTTCAATTGCATCCGTCTCGCGGCGGCCCAGATGGCCAAGAACGCGCCGAACGGCGAGGGCGAGCGCGGCGTCGTCATCAACACCGCGTCGGTGGCCGCCTTCGACGGCCAGATCGGTCAGGCCGCCTACTCGGCGTCCAAGGGCGGCGTGGTCGGCATGACGCTGCCGATCGCGCGCGATCTCGCCGAGCTGGGCATCCGCGTCTGCACGATCGCTCCTGGCATCTTCGAGACGCCGATGCTCGCCGGGCTGCCCGAGCCGGCGCGACTCTCGCTCGGCAAGCAGGTGCCCTTCCCGCCCCGCCTCGGCCGTCCGGCCGAGTACGGAGCCCTGGCCGCCCACATCATCGAGAACTCGATGCTGAACGGCGAGACCATCCGGCTCGACGGGGCCATCCGGTTACCTTGGGAAGCGCGGCCGCGACCGCAGTCGTGA
- a CDS encoding ribonuclease D: MPLPRWIRTPDDLRALASELEGTPALAIDTEADSLHHYPGKLCLVQLADARGQAHLVDPLALRDLSPLGPVLADPGTLKILHAADNDLAYLKRLYGATVSSLFDTAVAARFLGAPALGLEGLLTQFLGITPVKSRQKDDWSRRPLTAEQEAYALDDVLHLIPLRERLLEALRTLGRERWVEQECAGLAALIVPEKAPDPDAYMKLKGARELTPRGLAVLRELFAAREALALRLDRPPFMIIGNESLVGLATRLPADAEAILSVPGCTPPVVRRAGPAILEAVARGLALPEADLPAYRPAPRPHVPAAVRRRAEALRAWRTRASKEIGLDPGVLFPQRLIDRLAASPPGDLTALRQIEGVRDWRVELFGPAVLSAIASA; encoded by the coding sequence ATGCCGCTCCCCCGGTGGATCCGGACCCCCGACGACCTGCGTGCCCTGGCCTCCGAGCTCGAGGGCACGCCTGCCCTAGCCATCGACACCGAGGCCGACAGCCTGCACCACTATCCCGGCAAGCTCTGCCTGGTGCAGCTGGCCGACGCGCGGGGCCAGGCCCACCTCGTCGATCCGCTCGCCCTGCGTGACCTCTCGCCGCTCGGCCCGGTCCTGGCCGACCCGGGCACGCTCAAGATCCTGCACGCCGCCGACAACGACCTCGCGTATCTCAAGCGGCTGTACGGGGCGACCGTCTCGTCGCTCTTCGACACTGCGGTGGCCGCGCGCTTCCTGGGCGCCCCGGCCCTCGGGCTCGAAGGGCTGCTCACCCAGTTCCTCGGCATCACCCCGGTGAAGTCGCGTCAGAAGGACGACTGGTCGCGCCGCCCGCTGACCGCGGAGCAGGAGGCCTACGCCCTCGACGACGTGCTGCACCTGATCCCGCTGCGCGAGAGGCTGCTGGAAGCCCTGCGGACGCTGGGGCGCGAGCGGTGGGTCGAGCAGGAGTGCGCCGGGCTGGCCGCCCTCATCGTCCCCGAGAAGGCACCGGATCCCGACGCCTACATGAAGCTGAAGGGCGCGCGCGAGCTCACCCCGCGCGGGCTCGCCGTGCTGCGCGAGCTGTTCGCGGCCCGCGAGGCACTCGCGCTGCGGCTCGATCGCCCGCCGTTCATGATCATCGGCAACGAGAGCCTGGTCGGCCTGGCCACGCGGCTGCCCGCCGACGCCGAGGCGATCCTGTCGGTGCCGGGCTGCACTCCGCCGGTGGTGCGGCGCGCCGGCCCCGCCATCCTGGAGGCGGTGGCCCGCGGCCTGGCCTTGCCCGAGGCCGATCTGCCGGCCTACCGGCCCGCGCCGCGCCCGCACGTGCCCGCTGCCGTGCGGCGCCGCGCCGAGGCCCTGCGGGCGTGGCGGACGCGGGCGTCGAAGGAGATCGGCCTGGACCCCGGCGTGCTCTTCCCGCAGCGGCTGATCGACCGCCTGGCCGCGTCGCCGCCGGGCGACCTTACCGCGCTGCGGCAGATCGAGGGGGTGCGGGACTGGCGCGTCGAGCTGTTCGGCCCGGCGGTCCTGAGCGCGATCGCCTCGGCCTGA
- a CDS encoding acyl carrier protein, with protein sequence MTQKEVLDELKGLVVERLKFDPRRAAEMTLETTLPKGVDGSLGLDSLDFIELSVAIEERFGIVIDEGHDLTEEFLSLDSLSRFILSKTGQG encoded by the coding sequence ATGACGCAGAAGGAAGTCCTGGACGAGCTGAAAGGGCTCGTCGTCGAGCGGCTCAAGTTCGATCCGCGCCGCGCGGCCGAGATGACGCTCGAGACGACCCTGCCCAAGGGGGTCGACGGCTCCCTGGGCCTGGACTCGCTCGACTTCATCGAGCTGTCGGTGGCCATCGAGGAGCGCTTCGGCATCGTGATCGACGAGGGGCACGACCTCACCGAGGAGTTTCTCTCACTGGATTCCCTGTCGCGGTTCATCCTGTCCAAGACCGGCCAGGGCTGA
- a CDS encoding response regulator transcription factor — protein sequence MKTISIVLAEDHHVVRQGLRALLTAEPDFTVVGESASGLEVADLVERVKPDVLVLDFVMPGLNAPDIVRRVLRVSPHTRALVLSMHANPAYVVEAMQSGAAGYVLKGSSAAELVRAIRAVAEGARHLSPPLSEEMVEAYSKRAVPTGLDLYRTLTQREREVLHLAAEGQTSGQIGARLNISPRTVEVHRANFMRKLGLRGQSDLVRYAVGRGILTVDG from the coding sequence GTGAAGACGATCAGCATCGTGCTGGCCGAGGACCACCACGTGGTGCGGCAGGGGCTGCGGGCCCTGCTCACCGCCGAGCCCGACTTCACGGTGGTCGGCGAGTCGGCGAGCGGCCTCGAGGTTGCGGACCTGGTGGAGCGCGTGAAGCCGGACGTGCTCGTGCTCGACTTCGTGATGCCCGGGCTCAATGCCCCCGACATCGTGCGCCGGGTCCTGCGCGTCTCCCCGCACACGCGGGCCCTGGTGCTGTCCATGCACGCCAATCCCGCCTACGTGGTGGAGGCGATGCAGAGCGGGGCCGCCGGCTACGTGCTGAAGGGCTCGAGCGCGGCCGAGCTGGTCCGGGCGATCCGGGCCGTCGCGGAGGGCGCCCGGCACCTGAGCCCGCCGCTGTCCGAGGAGATGGTGGAAGCGTACTCGAAGCGCGCGGTGCCCACCGGTCTCGATCTCTACCGCACGCTCACCCAGCGCGAGCGCGAGGTGCTCCACCTGGCCGCGGAAGGGCAGACCAGCGGGCAGATCGGCGCCCGCCTCAACATCAGCCCGCGCACGGTGGAGGTCCACCGCGCGAATTTCATGCGCAAGCTCGGGCTGCGCGGACAGAGCGATCTCGTGCGCTACGCGGTGGGGCGCGGGATCCTCACGGTCGACGGCTGA
- a CDS encoding beta-ketoacyl-[acyl-carrier-protein] synthase family protein, translating to MAAPERVTVVAAGVVTPIGADLEAFWSALVTGASGISQIERVAVADLRVQRGGEVKKVGRIKDWRGVPDCRATRLLVAAADDLCTQTGFRPLPLDPARVGVVVGTALGGVEEGERALAGESARRLRDALYDGPGDRLARWLGARGPVITVSTACASGATALAMGADLLRRGEADAVVAGGYDVLCRFVLRGFDALRSLTRDEVRPFDRRRTGLLLGEAGALALLRRERDVRGPRLGTLLGYGSASDGFHIAAPEPQGRGLERAITAALADAGVSARDIDLVSAHGTATPLNDRIETAALKRALGARAYQVPVNSIKAGLGHTMGAAAALEAFMCLLAAQRALIPPTLNLEDPDPECDLDYVPGQARPGRPRLMLSTSMGFGGCNGALVLEAA from the coding sequence ATGGCCGCCCCTGAGCGCGTGACCGTGGTGGCCGCGGGAGTGGTCACCCCGATCGGCGCGGATCTGGAAGCGTTCTGGTCGGCGCTCGTCACCGGGGCCTCCGGCATCTCGCAGATCGAGCGCGTGGCGGTGGCGGACCTGCGCGTGCAGCGCGGCGGCGAGGTCAAGAAGGTCGGCCGCATCAAGGACTGGCGCGGGGTGCCCGACTGCCGGGCCACCCGGCTCCTGGTCGCGGCGGCCGACGACCTGTGCACGCAGACCGGATTCCGTCCGCTGCCGCTCGATCCCGCGCGCGTGGGCGTGGTGGTGGGCACCGCGCTCGGCGGCGTCGAAGAGGGCGAGCGGGCGCTCGCGGGCGAGAGCGCGCGGCGGCTGCGCGACGCGCTCTACGACGGACCGGGCGACCGTCTCGCCCGCTGGCTCGGGGCGCGGGGACCGGTGATCACGGTCTCGACCGCGTGCGCCTCCGGCGCCACCGCGCTCGCGATGGGCGCCGATCTCCTGCGTCGCGGTGAGGCCGACGCGGTGGTGGCGGGCGGCTACGACGTGCTCTGCCGCTTCGTGCTGCGCGGCTTCGACGCGCTCCGCTCGCTGACTCGCGACGAGGTGCGCCCGTTCGACCGCCGGCGCACCGGATTGCTGCTGGGCGAGGCGGGCGCGCTCGCGCTCCTGCGGCGAGAGCGCGACGTCCGCGGGCCGCGGCTCGGGACCCTGCTCGGCTACGGCAGCGCCAGCGACGGGTTTCACATCGCGGCGCCCGAGCCCCAGGGCCGCGGGCTCGAGCGGGCCATCACCGCCGCGCTCGCCGACGCGGGCGTGTCGGCCCGCGACATCGATCTGGTCAGCGCCCACGGCACCGCGACCCCGCTCAACGACCGGATCGAGACCGCGGCGCTCAAGCGCGCGCTCGGCGCGCGCGCCTACCAGGTGCCGGTCAACTCGATCAAGGCCGGTCTCGGCCACACCATGGGCGCGGCCGCCGCGCTCGAGGCCTTCATGTGCCTGCTCGCCGCGCAGCGGGCGCTCATTCCCCCGACGCTGAACCTGGAAGATCCGGATCCCGAGTGCGACCTGGACTACGTGCCGGGCCAGGCCCGGCCCGGCCGCCCGCGCCTCATGTTGTCCACCTCGATGGGATTCGGCGGCTGCAACGGCGCGCTCGTCCTCGAGGCGGCATGA
- a CDS encoding response regulator, whose protein sequence is MADPASPATVLIVEDEDEVRAFVRDVLEMGGYAVLEAPSAARALEIGEAHTVAIDLLVTDVLMPGMTGPELARRLRARRPALRVLCMSGYPESVDRRAGGEKGWNGWLEKPFSPDEMLAKVRDCLTR, encoded by the coding sequence GTGGCTGATCCCGCGTCGCCCGCCACCGTCCTGATCGTGGAAGACGAAGACGAGGTGCGCGCGTTCGTCCGCGACGTCCTCGAGATGGGCGGCTACGCGGTCCTGGAGGCGCCGAGCGCCGCGCGCGCGCTCGAGATCGGCGAGGCGCACACCGTCGCGATCGACCTGCTGGTCACCGACGTGCTGATGCCCGGCATGACCGGCCCCGAGCTGGCCCGCCGGCTGCGAGCGCGCCGGCCCGCGCTGCGCGTGCTCTGCATGTCGGGCTATCCGGAGAGCGTCGACCGCCGCGCCGGGGGTGAGAAAGGCTGGAACGGCTGGCTGGAGAAGCCCTTCAGCCCCGACGAGATGCTGGCGAAGGTGCGCGACTGCCTCACCAGGTAA
- a CDS encoding glucose 1-dehydrogenase → MADRELKGRVAVVTGGNGGIGLGMARGLARAGAAIVVSGRNADKSRRAVDELGGLGAAAVAIEADVADEAAVNALVQETVDRFGRLDILVNNAGMNIRKPVHELTLAEWRRVIDTNLTSAFLASRAAYPIMKKNGGGKIINIGSMMSIFGASFAPAYAASKGGIVQLTKAMASGWARDNIQVNAVLPGWIDTELTTNARREVAGLHDRVLARTPADRWGVPDDLSGVAVFLGGPASDFVTGTAIPVDGGYSIQG, encoded by the coding sequence GTGGCAGACCGGGAGCTGAAGGGGCGGGTGGCGGTGGTGACGGGGGGCAACGGAGGCATCGGCCTCGGCATGGCGCGCGGGCTCGCCCGGGCCGGGGCCGCCATCGTGGTGTCGGGCCGCAACGCCGACAAGAGCCGGCGTGCGGTCGACGAGCTGGGCGGGCTCGGGGCTGCCGCGGTGGCGATCGAAGCCGACGTCGCCGACGAAGCCGCGGTCAACGCGCTCGTGCAGGAAACTGTGGACCGCTTCGGGCGCCTCGACATCCTGGTGAACAACGCGGGCATGAACATCCGGAAGCCGGTGCACGAGCTGACGCTCGCGGAGTGGCGCCGGGTGATCGACACCAATCTCACCAGCGCGTTCCTCGCGAGCCGCGCCGCCTATCCGATCATGAAGAAGAACGGGGGCGGCAAGATCATCAACATCGGCTCGATGATGTCGATCTTCGGCGCCTCCTTCGCCCCCGCCTACGCGGCGTCGAAGGGCGGCATCGTGCAGCTCACGAAGGCGATGGCGAGCGGATGGGCCCGCGACAACATCCAGGTGAACGCGGTGCTGCCCGGGTGGATCGACACGGAGCTCACCACCAACGCGCGGCGCGAGGTGGCGGGCCTGCACGACCGGGTGCTGGCCCGCACGCCCGCGGACCGCTGGGGCGTGCCCGACGATCTGTCCGGCGTCGCGGTGTTCCTCGGCGGTCCCGCCTCGGATTTCGTGACCGGCACCGCCATTCCGGTGGACGGAGGCTATTCGATCCAGGGCTGA
- a CDS encoding lysophospholipid acyltransferase family protein, with the protein MAAREPADPTSRPAGHASADGAPAAPDYYSHGLNRIAYYRLAAAAARALPRPARLRVARGLGRLLARAVPAERRAVRANLSRVLAGAPPDRIEAAVAQTFANFGAFFADLLTLNRRPGADLGAYVARADGEHHLDAALAVGRGVVLLTAHLGNWEFAGRLLSTRGGRTAHVVLSAEQDRALEQYLRLDGPQLRFVTRRQATSTLGLLAALRRGELVAMQADRPTGGRGDALAPFFGEPAAFPLGPFVLARAAGAAVIPAFCAMVPGGRYRLEIDPAIWVKPGEEQAALGSVVATLERVIRAHPTQWFNFFDAWSPFHGRP; encoded by the coding sequence ATGGCCGCTCGCGAGCCGGCCGACCCGACGTCCCGACCCGCCGGGCACGCATCCGCCGACGGCGCGCCCGCGGCGCCCGACTACTATTCGCACGGTCTCAACCGCATCGCCTACTACCGGCTCGCCGCCGCGGCGGCCCGCGCCCTGCCGCGTCCCGCGCGCCTGCGGGTGGCCCGAGGGCTGGGCCGGCTGCTCGCCCGCGCGGTGCCGGCGGAGCGGCGCGCGGTCCGCGCGAATCTCTCGCGCGTGCTCGCGGGGGCGCCGCCCGATCGGATCGAGGCGGCGGTCGCTCAAACCTTCGCCAACTTCGGGGCGTTCTTCGCCGATCTGCTCACGCTCAACCGTCGGCCCGGGGCCGACCTGGGCGCCTACGTGGCGCGCGCCGACGGCGAGCACCACCTCGACGCCGCGCTCGCGGTGGGACGCGGGGTGGTGCTGCTGACCGCGCACCTCGGCAACTGGGAGTTCGCGGGCCGGCTGCTGTCGACCCGCGGCGGCCGCACCGCCCACGTCGTCCTCTCCGCCGAGCAGGACCGGGCCCTCGAGCAGTACCTGCGCCTCGACGGCCCGCAGCTGCGCTTCGTGACGCGTCGCCAAGCCACGTCCACCCTCGGGCTGCTCGCGGCGCTGCGGCGTGGCGAGCTGGTGGCGATGCAGGCCGATCGTCCCACCGGCGGGCGCGGGGACGCGCTCGCTCCGTTCTTCGGCGAGCCGGCCGCGTTCCCGCTCGGCCCGTTCGTGCTCGCGCGGGCCGCCGGCGCCGCGGTCATCCCCGCGTTCTGCGCGATGGTCCCGGGCGGGCGCTACCGGCTCGAGATCGACCCCGCGATCTGGGTGAAGCCCGGCGAGGAGCAGGCCGCCCTGGGCAGCGTGGTGGCCACGCTGGAGCGGGTGATCCGCGCCCATCCCACACAGTGGTTCAACTTCTTCGACGCCTGGAGCCCGTTTCATGGCCGCCCCTGA